From the genome of candidate division WOR-3 bacterium:
CGCAAACATCTGTCCGACTCCGATAGACAGGGCATTAATAAACGAAATCTGTTTTGTGCCTTTTTTTACAATTGAAGTAAGGAGCACCACCATCCCGGTGATGCCTAAAAATATTATTACCAGTTTTATGTCAGTGAAAGTCGCTTCTATGAAATCGCGGAAAAGCACAACGAATATCACTATCGGAATATTGCCGATGATGATATACAGAAGATAATTCAACATTTGAGGTTTTTTCTTAAACACACCGTGGAGAAGCTGGACAATTTCCTGTTTAAAGAAAAAAATCGTTGCCAGAAAAGTTCCCAGATGCAAAAAGGCGGCGACCGAAACCGGTTCCGCAATCCCCATAAAATTCTCAAGTATCGCCAGATGTCCGGAACTGGAGATGGGCAAAAATTCCGTGAAACCTTGAATGATGGCTAAAATAATTATTTTAATCATCCGATAATAAATGCAATCAATCCTACAAGCATAATGACTTTCATGAGATTACTGGCAAACGGATAATTATCAATTTTGATAATTGCAAATACAATCAATGGGAACGCACCCCAGATTAGAACGAGAAGATATCTCAGATTAAAAATGCCCAGGATATATGGTAGAGGGGATAGACCTAAAAGCAGAAAGAGAAAAATTCGGGCAATCTTACGCGCCCTCTCTTCGCCATAGATTATTGGCAGTGATTTGACACCAAATTGCCGGTCACCGCTAATGTCTATAATATCTTTGATGATCTCCCGGGGGATGTGAATGAGCAAAGCAAAGAATCCTGGAATAAGGGATAATACATTATTGGTAATAAATCCACCAAGAATAAAACTTAAGCCCGCAGTGATTGCCACAAATAAATTACCCCAGGGGGTTTTTTTGAAATAGCAAGAGTAAAAAAGCAAAAACAGAATTGCAATGGTCACCAGGAGAAATGGCTTTAACCCCAGGAAAAACGACATTATTACCGCCACCCCACCAAATAAAACGCCCAAGAAAAGGGCATTGTCTTTTTTTGCCTGACCCGTAATTAGGGGGCGGCGGGGATTGTTGATCCTATCAATTTCGATATCCATTATATCGTTTATGGTATTGCCAAAAGCACAGACCAGAAAACCGGTAATGCCCGCGAAGAAAATTTTATGGTTAAGTATTATTTCCCTACCAATCCATGCACCGCATAACACAGAAATGAATGTAATGAGACAATTAATCGGCCGAATGACTAAAAGATAACCCACACTTTATTCTACTTATTCTTCAGCAAGTGTCAAGCAACAACCAACCAGGAATAAATATGGGTGTGGTTCACTCTAACCTTGTAAAACCAATATCTGGATTATCAATGTGATCCACTGTTTCTCTCAGAGCATTGAACATTCTTTCATAATTGTTCCGGCCGATATATCTCAACGAATCCTGCTGATATAATTTCAATGACTTTTCTACCGGAAGAATTTTGAATCGATAAGCACCATCAACGCGATATTTCGCCACATAAGTTGGGATATACCTAATTTCTCTGAGATATGTAGCATTACCATCTTTTGCAATCGTATATTTAAGCATCATGCCGGTGTCGGTATATCTTTTGCGCTGGCCGCAGAAAAAGTTGCCTAACGAATAAGCAACAAAGATTTTCTTATTTTGCAATTCGACGACCTCAACCGGCTGGATCACATGGGGATGAGAACCGATAATCATATCCGCACCCAGTTCGGCAATCCTCTTCACCGTCTTTTTTTGTTCTTTATTGGGAAACCTTTCATATTCAATGCCAAAATGGAGGGCGACGATAACAAAATCACAAATTGGTTTTGCCTTTTCAATATCTTTTTTAATCTCCTCTAAGTCTATCAGCTTTATCATCCATGGCTTTGGGATTGGTATACCATTCATACCATATGTGTAACTCAAAAAAGCAATTTTGATGTCACTTTTTTCAAAAACATATATTTCTTTACTCTCTTCTTCGGTTATATAGGCACCAACCTGCACAAGGCCCATGTCTTTAAGTATCTTGGTGGTTGTTTTCAATCCTCTTAACCCATAATCAAGGGTATGATTGGTGCGGAAAAGAATATCAAATCCAGCATCCTTTAAAGTATAAGCAAGTTCCCTGGGTGTTTTAAAACTGGGATAACCAGTATAAGGTCCAATTGTATCAAGGGCACCACCAAACCAGGCGGTGCATAAGTCAACCGAACTCAGATAGGGTTTTACTTCTTCAAAGCATGGGTAAAAATTGTAGTATTTCTCTTTTGGGTCATAAGCACTATTCAATATGCTTTTGTGAATAAAGATATCACCAACCGAGATGACAGTCAATTCCTGGGGTGTCTGAGAAAATAAAAGCCCTGTCTCGAATAGACAACAAAATATTCTCAACATTTCTAAATTATATGTAAAATGCAGCAATTATCAATCCCTTGTTCCTGCTCTCTCCTATAAAAATTTTTCAAAACCAGTAGTGGCAGACCTTAGTTTGCAATAAAAACTGTAGTGACAGAGTCTACCATGCAATAATCAATGTTGAACAAGCTCAACCCCTATGGGAAAAATTGACGTTGATACCAGCACCAAGTGTAGGGTAAGACTTCAGAGCCCGCCTCATAACTTACAAAATGGTAGGCGCAGGCTTTAGCCTGCGGATAAATACATCTAAATCTCAAAGTATTTCGCAACCTGAAGGATGCAGCTACCAACGAAATTTGAACTATAACAAAGCACCTTCAGCCTTGCATAAAATATTTCTGATTATCATTTTATCATTTCGACAATTGTAAAAATGATAATCCCTACGGTTGAAAAAGGTATTTTTAAGAGATAATCGCAAACCTGAAAGCTTTGCCCTACATTTGCTGTAAATTGTCGAGCAAGTTCAACCACTACAAGAAAAAATTGACAGGAGGAGCAACCAATGTAGGACAAGGTTTTCTTCAAGAACTGATGGTCCTTTCAGAACCAGAGGTAATTCTTGCGGGAAATGAACTTAGAAACATTCTGGTCTGAAGAATTGTATATTGCGACTGTGAAGTTTCTTCTACCCTAACACCCCGTATTTTTGGTTTGCCTATTCAATGGTCGGATGGAAAACAGCAATAGGGTCAGAAAATCTTTTACCCTTCTTGTTGCCATGGTTTCACAAAATAAAAATGGAGGATAACCCCGAAATTGAATTTAGATGATTCTCAATCGGTTTCCGAGTCTCCAGGCAAGGTATCTTCTGGATTCTTAATTATATAGGGAATTCCCCAGGCATGCGAATAGTAAGTTGCGGTTGAATCACCAAACAATGTCGCCCAGCCGATCACATCAATTGCACTGTGTCGCACTGCTGGTGTGTTGATAATCGAATCATCTGCAATATACCAAGTTCTCGTAAATGTAGTAGTATTTTCACGATAGAAGGGCTGTCGCCAGTGTCTTCTTAGACCAACTCCGGGTCTATGTCCAGCGCCATGGTGTAAAAATGCCCAGGTTGAATCACCTTCTGCCTGACAATAGACTGTCACTTCAACTGTATCATACGGTTTAAATGTCGGCAGTTGTGCCTTGGTGAAATAGGTATTAGGGTCATCCACAGAAAATACCAGATTACCGCCAACCCTCACCTCAACCTTATTTATCGTTACTGGATGCTGGGCACCAGCTGTATAAATATCCGCGACCGTAATACTAGCAATGTGCCAACCAGTATCATCACGGAAGCATTTTATTCTCCGAACAATACTATCAGTAATCGTCCTTTTATGGACCAATGTTGAATGAGTAGTATCATTCTTTACGAAGAAACCATAATTCGGGGGTGTTCCTTTGAGGTAGGCAGTCATTATAACAAAGGCACTATCTCCCACAACCTCAATATCATAATGCCTTTCAACCGGACGTTCAATAAACCTGACCCATTTTACATAAAACGGAAAGGTATCACCGGTACTCTGCGGATTTTTATTAATCAACTGAGGGGTTGCGGTACTATCATCTAATGTCTGAACTTCGCCACCAATAAACCAAGTCCTATCAAGGAGTTCTGTTATCTCAGCCTCATCATCTTTTCTCCCGCAACCTATAATCAAGACGCCGGCTGAAACGAGAGCCAATATGGCTTTAAAATATCTCATTTTACCCCCTTTCTGCAAAGTTTGACGAAAATCAAGCCCATAAGGTTTAAATTTAAAATCTAAAAAGGTATTAAAAATTAGAATCTCGTATTGACTTTTTAGTGAATATTACTATACTTAAATTGATGGCTTCAGGCAATCCCTGTCTGGTTCTTGTTGACGAACGCATTTTACTCAAAAATTTTGCCCTTGAAAAAAAAGAATATATCATTGGCAGGGCAAATGATTGTGATTTTATAATTGATGGCAAAGAAGTCTCCCGAAAACATGCCCGAATTTATTATGAAGATGGAAAATTTAAGATTGAAGATTTAAATAGCACGAACGGAACATTTGTCAACGGCAAGGAGATCACCAAAGCTGAGTTAAAACATGGTGATGAAATAAACATCGGCAATTTTACGATTATTTTTGATGATGGCAGGGGTGTCGAAGGGATATACGATGAAACACAATCTGCATACGCGGGCAATGAAACCCAGAAACTTGTTGCCGAATATAGATCCATTGCTGAAAAAATCCGGGAAAGGGATATTGCCCGGCGTCTGAAAGAATATCACGAAAAGGTTCTGAAAAGCCGAAAAAAATTGACCGAGCAGGCAAATCGCGACCGACTGACCGGTCTTTACAATCGCCACTATTTTGACCGTGCC
Proteins encoded in this window:
- a CDS encoding undecaprenyl-diphosphate phosphatase, which produces MIKIIILAIIQGFTEFLPISSSGHLAILENFMGIAEPVSVAAFLHLGTFLATIFFFKQEIVQLLHGVFKKKPQMLNYLLYIIIGNIPIVIFVVLFRDFIEATFTDIKLVIIFLGITGMVVLLTSIVKKGTKQISFINALSIGVGQMFAVFPGLSRSGLTIAVGFYSKVDPQEAFRFSFLLSLPAVFGANLLELKEITNSPNPIELVIGLLISFISGYIALKILRALVQRWFYIFGYYCLLISFILLLILII
- a CDS encoding geranylgeranylglycerol-phosphate geranylgeranyltransferase, whose protein sequence is MGYLLVIRPINCLITFISVLCGAWIGREIILNHKIFFAGITGFLVCAFGNTINDIMDIEIDRINNPRRPLITGQAKKDNALFLGVLFGGVAVIMSFFLGLKPFLLVTIAILFLLFYSCYFKKTPWGNLFVAITAGLSFILGGFITNNVLSLIPGFFALLIHIPREIIKDIIDISGDRQFGVKSLPIIYGEERARKIARIFLFLLLGLSPLPYILGIFNLRYLLVLIWGAFPLIVFAIIKIDNYPFASNLMKVIMLVGLIAFIIG
- a CDS encoding CapA family protein; amino-acid sequence: MLRIFCCLFETGLLFSQTPQELTVISVGDIFIHKSILNSAYDPKEKYYNFYPCFEEVKPYLSSVDLCTAWFGGALDTIGPYTGYPSFKTPRELAYTLKDAGFDILFRTNHTLDYGLRGLKTTTKILKDMGLVQVGAYITEEESKEIYVFEKSDIKIAFLSYTYGMNGIPIPKPWMIKLIDLEEIKKDIEKAKPICDFVIVALHFGIEYERFPNKEQKKTVKRIAELGADMIIGSHPHVIQPVEVVELQNKKIFVAYSLGNFFCGQRKRYTDTGMMLKYTIAKDGNATYLREIRYIPTYVAKYRVDGAYRFKILPVEKSLKLYQQDSLRYIGRNNYERMFNALRETVDHIDNPDIGFTRLE
- a CDS encoding GGDEF domain-containing protein translates to MASGNPCLVLVDERILLKNFALEKKEYIIGRANDCDFIIDGKEVSRKHARIYYEDGKFKIEDLNSTNGTFVNGKEITKAELKHGDEINIGNFTIIFDDGRGVEGIYDETQSAYAGNETQKLVAEYRSIAEKIRERDIARRLKEYHEKVLKSRKKLTEQANRDRLTGLYNRHYFDRAFEQQFNNAHQKREPLTLFFIDIDHFKKINDTYGHDKGDEVLRGVAHMIQALCRKDDIVARYGGEEFVVLFPKMDSASATQIAESMRKIVEEKSAEIIGIKITVSIGVATDFLRFTSSHDFIKSADNALYKAKSSGRNRVVVANE